A portion of the Thermosediminibacter oceani DSM 16646 genome contains these proteins:
- a CDS encoding N-acetylmuramoyl-L-alanine amidase family protein gives MFKKIAIALLAILFLHTTVYAALPAEPIEIYINQKKIVSDVAPIIYKDRTLVPLRVISENLGAAVHWDAVQRTVRVVSGKTLIVLKINDTKAFINQTPVTLDVPPMIIKDRTMVPLRFIGESLGAKVSWDGVRRRVDVIKYSPQILDFSYSTVNEVPAVVIKGNVPLEYSVAQSEAENAVVVDIKAELKTNKNILNVHDNYVDRVIAEVLETESPASRFVVEIKEGVSFDILRMDGQNSLAIVFRNALTGIEFEGGEDLIATLRTLGPAKYNHFTLGTPEKGDYRLVLDIFGARLSASAPEVPENDYVKSVRVSQFSTNPDTVRVVFDLKTDVHYQVYKDGSNITVNFSPTGNPLKGRIIVIDPGHGGSDPGAVYSGVNEKDLNLDIALRLKKLLEENGAKVLMTRETDIYVNLYTRAGIANEAGADLFVSIHNNSINNPAISGTQTLYYPTPEKKAFAQTIHKAVVETLGLPDKGLIERPNLVVIRETKMPSALVEVAFMSSSHDLGLLRTEAFRQKAAEGIFKGIFNYLSGQ, from the coding sequence ATGTTTAAGAAAATCGCTATCGCACTTTTAGCGATACTTTTTTTGCACACCACCGTATATGCGGCTCTACCTGCGGAGCCTATCGAAATCTACATTAACCAGAAAAAGATAGTATCCGACGTGGCGCCTATAATTTACAAAGACAGGACTCTGGTACCTCTGAGGGTGATCTCCGAAAATCTTGGTGCTGCTGTCCACTGGGACGCCGTACAGCGCACCGTCAGAGTGGTTTCTGGAAAGACGCTGATAGTTCTCAAAATAAACGATACCAAGGCTTTTATAAACCAAACACCGGTCACACTAGACGTGCCTCCAATGATAATTAAAGACAGGACCATGGTACCCCTGAGGTTTATAGGAGAATCGCTGGGGGCAAAAGTGTCCTGGGACGGTGTCAGAAGAAGGGTCGATGTAATCAAGTATTCTCCCCAGATTCTGGATTTTTCGTATAGTACTGTAAACGAAGTCCCGGCCGTAGTGATAAAAGGCAACGTGCCTCTGGAATATTCGGTGGCCCAGTCGGAGGCAGAAAACGCGGTCGTAGTCGACATAAAGGCCGAATTGAAGACCAATAAGAACATCTTGAATGTACACGACAATTATGTGGACAGGGTAATTGCGGAAGTTTTGGAAACAGAGTCTCCGGCGAGCCGTTTTGTGGTAGAAATTAAAGAAGGAGTTTCCTTCGATATTTTAAGAATGGATGGGCAGAACTCTTTGGCAATAGTCTTTCGAAATGCCCTCACCGGTATAGAGTTCGAGGGAGGAGAAGACCTTATCGCCACGTTGAGGACTTTGGGGCCCGCTAAATACAACCATTTCACCCTCGGCACGCCGGAAAAAGGCGATTACAGGCTGGTATTGGATATATTCGGCGCAAGGCTTTCGGCATCAGCGCCCGAAGTACCCGAGAATGACTACGTTAAAAGCGTGCGGGTGAGCCAGTTTTCGACAAACCCCGATACAGTAAGGGTCGTCTTCGACCTGAAGACGGACGTCCATTATCAGGTTTATAAAGACGGGAGTAACATCACGGTGAACTTTTCTCCCACCGGCAACCCTCTCAAAGGCAGGATCATCGTGATTGACCCTGGCCACGGCGGCTCGGACCCCGGAGCAGTATATTCAGGGGTTAACGAAAAAGATTTGAACCTCGATATCGCTCTTAGATTAAAAAAGCTCCTGGAAGAAAACGGGGCGAAAGTGCTGATGACCAGGGAGACCGACATTTACGTAAACCTGTACACCAGGGCAGGTATTGCAAATGAAGCGGGGGCAGATTTGTTCGTAAGCATTCATAATAATTCCATCAATAACCCTGCAATTTCGGGGACCCAGACCCTGTACTACCCGACGCCGGAAAAGAAGGCTTTTGCTCAGACCATCCATAAAGCTGTTGTTGAAACTCTGGGCCTTCCGGACAAGGGCCTGATAGAAAGGCCCAACTTGGTAGTCATCCGGGAGACCAAGATGCCTTCAGCACTGGTGGAAGTCGCTTTCATGAGCAGTAGCCACGACCTTGGGCTACTGCGGACGGAGGCGTTTAGGCAAAAGGCCGCCGAAGGAATATTTAAAGGCATTTTCAATTACCTTTCGGGTCAATAA
- a CDS encoding redox-sensing transcriptional repressor Rex translates to MASDEIKKVSLAVIRRLPKYHKFLGELLQKNVERVSSHEMGRILGFTASQIRQDLNNFGEFGQQGYGYNVEQLYNELAKILGLNTEHKMVIVGAGKLGQALAGYGDFERHGFKILALFDVNPDLIGKSIRGIPVHDINDIIYFINENEVDIAVITVPRENAQEVADTLSKTMIKGIWNFAPIEVKAGPGVIVENVLLLDSLLTLSYRMNESRVKERIATQKNS, encoded by the coding sequence ATGGCATCAGATGAGATCAAAAAGGTATCGCTTGCCGTAATAAGAAGACTTCCCAAATACCATAAATTCTTGGGCGAGCTTTTGCAGAAAAATGTCGAAAGAGTCTCGTCCCATGAGATGGGTCGTATCCTAGGTTTTACAGCCTCTCAGATTAGGCAGGATCTGAATAATTTTGGAGAATTCGGTCAGCAGGGTTACGGCTACAATGTCGAACAGCTGTATAATGAGCTTGCGAAAATTCTAGGGCTGAATACTGAACATAAGATGGTGATCGTAGGGGCCGGTAAACTGGGACAGGCCCTTGCCGGTTACGGTGATTTCGAACGGCATGGATTTAAAATTCTGGCTCTGTTTGATGTGAATCCCGACCTTATTGGAAAAAGTATCCGTGGCATCCCTGTACACGACATAAATGATATAATTTATTTTATAAATGAAAACGAAGTAGACATTGCGGTGATCACTGTGCCCCGGGAAAACGCCCAGGAGGTAGCTGATACTTTGAGTAAAACCATGATAAAAGGGATATGGAATTTCGCCCCCATCGAAGTTAAAGCCGGTCCCGGGGTAATCGTGGAAAACGTGCTCCTCCTCGACAGCCTTTTAACTTTAAGTTACAGGATGAATGAGAGCAGGGTGAAGGAGCGGATTGCAACGCAGAAAAATTCATGA